CGGCTGGCGGCGTCGCAGGGGGCGAGAGTGATATGCCTGCAGGAGCTCACGCTTTCGCCCTACTTCGCGGTCGCCCCCGACGACATCGAGGCGGCCGCCCGCTGGATCGAAGACCTCGAAGAAGGACCGACCGCGACTTTCGCCAGACGGATGGCAGCCGAGACCGGCGCGACCATCCACGCCAGTCTCTATGAGCGAGATCCCGGCGGGCTCGGCTTCAACACCGCCATCGCGATGGATGCGGCCGGAGAACTGCGGGCTCGCACTCGCAAGGTACATATTCCCCAGTTCCCGCTCTATCACGAAGATCGCTACTTCGCTCCGGGCGACAGCGGGTTCCCCGTGATCGACATCGAAGGAGCCGGCTTCGGGTTCCCGACCTGCTGGGACCAGTGGTATCCGGAACTGGCCCGCATCTACTCGCTCGAAGGCGCAGAGATTCTCGTCTATCCCACAGCAATCGGCATCGACCCGGACGAACTCGACTACGACACGCAACCCATGTGGCGGCACATCATCACCGCCAACGGCATGGCCAACGCGACCTTCATGGTGGTGATCAACCGCATCGGCACCGAAGGTCCGACCACCTTCTACGGCTCGTCGTTCATCTCCGATCCATACGGGCGAGTCGTTGTCGAAGCCCCGCGCGACGAACCGGCGGTGCTGGTCGCGGACCTCGATCTCGACCAACGAAGGGACTGGATGACCTTCGGGCTCTTCGACACCAGGCGCCCGGATCAGTACCAGCGATTGGCACAGTCGGACGGGGACGGTGCATGAACACGACTCGGACGACACCCCGTCAATCACGGATCCTTAGGATTGGATCTAAACCAGATCCGATTCTCCAAACAGCACCCGAGAGGAGATAGAAACCATGAGGCGAAGAACAGGAATCATCGTATTCGTGTTGATGGCGCTGCTGGTCGCGGCTTGCGGTGATAGCACAGATGGCACCGAGGCCACCGACGATACGCCGACCGGGACGACGCAGCCGGGAACCGAGCCGACGGTGGCGCCCGGCGACGATGGGGGAGGCACGCTCACTGCCGTTCGCTTCGAGTCGTTCGACGGCTGGGTACTCGACTCCGCGGCTG
Above is a window of Acidimicrobiia bacterium DNA encoding:
- a CDS encoding hydrolase, giving the protein MTDFQVITRIDDVLPSPARHEAPSGRGVLRIGAVQCAWDADPDLHQATLAEGIRLAASQGARVICLQELTLSPYFAVAPDDIEAAARWIEDLEEGPTATFARRMAAETGATIHASLYERDPGGLGFNTAIAMDAAGELRARTRKVHIPQFPLYHEDRYFAPGDSGFPVIDIEGAGFGFPTCWDQWYPELARIYSLEGAEILVYPTAIGIDPDELDYDTQPMWRHIITANGMANATFMVVINRIGTEGPTTFYGSSFISDPYGRVVVEAPRDEPAVLVADLDLDQRRDWMTFGLFDTRRPDQYQRLAQSDGDGA